CCAGTGGTAACCCCGTAGCTGGAAAAGGAGACTATGGTCACATTACCAGTGTGGATCAGAGGTGGACTTCATGGGTTATAAGGGTTCACGTTATAAAGACTCATGGCTGAAAACTCATCGAAATCCTGAATGAACACTAACTCTGTGAGCATTGTTTAAGTTTAGAGAAGCATTCTGCATTATAGTGGTGCGCGGCTCCAATACAGAAATACTTATTCAGGTGTAAAAGACTAATTCCATGAGGTTATGTTTCATCTTGTCTCCACATATAAACTCATGCCTTGATCAGCTGGCTGCTCACTTTGAAGACggattttcatgtttacaagaATGAACTGGAAGCTCATATGAATAATGTTATGGTGTAAAgttatttgttatttaattCAGGTTttctaggaaagcaacagacTGTATGTGGCAATGATAATTTCTATACCCCTCACTTTGTCTTCTGTATTGTGGATTGTTTACCATTTACCATTATCCATGGTGCATGTGGTCAGGGATTTATAGGTTAATCTATGTGCTGCTTATTGTAAATAGCATGATTTATTGCTGGTCGATAAGTCAGATGAATATAATAGAATATGTTGTACACAATGATAAGCAATGataaagtgaataaataaagagcCACTTTTTTAAATCAGGCTGCTTGATAAAACTGTAGAAGCTGTTTGCAGAAAGTGGAGCATTGAGGGATTTAAGTGGGACAGTGCttagtatttttatttcttcttctcgtAGTTTTTACTGTAGGTTTAGTGTACATCTATGGACTTCACTAGACGTATTCATGTAACCTATCAGATACATTGTACTGTCTTCTTCACATATCAGTCCAaaaggaaaatttaaaaaacaaaaatcagcagCCAGAAAGGACACAAGTTGTTCACAAGGGAAAGCACTGGctcacaaagacacatgcaTCAGAGCATCTGAGCAGGTGGTGCCAtgagagcagagctgtgaaATTAGCTAActtctgactgacagactgacagaaagaaagaaaggtttTCTTTTAGCACTGGGGATGTAGTTTTTTAATTCATCAGGTCTGGAATATTTCCAGAATCACCTGCTACTAATGCTGCAGTGCCACACTTGGGTCAGTCCGACACACAGAGTGACACGGCCTTCATACAGCTACAAGTGTAGGACAACATGTACCCATGCACTCATTCATGACATTGCAGTATGTAATCCATATATTTCGTATGATATCAATACTTTTAAACAACTTCACCAGCCCTTAACTTACACATGCATACACCATTATTCagatatgtataaatatatatattgtttgtgaatttattttcaaaaatactTTTCACTGTAGCACCTCATTAATCAGTGCAGGAACAACAGGTCACTGAACACAACGTTTTAACTGTGGTGAGCTGTTAATGGGTCTGAACATACGGGTCTAATTTTGTAGGCGATGCAGTTTAGATGTGCTCTTGCATTTTCAGCATGACTCAGCACTTACTCTGGGAGCCTGTGCTTGCTGTACCATATCTCCATGTACAGACATTTAAACAGATAACTGACTTaaccaaatgtgttttaacaacAGAGAAAATCCAGTTTTGTGACATGTAACATTTTATGTTTACAAAATAGTCAGCTCTCAATATATTCAATCTCTCTTACTGACCACAACTGtggtttttaatgtttgctgtgatgttgttgttcttcttaGGACACAATATAGGGGGAGGTTGTTTATAAAgtcaacaagacaaagacacaaaatgttcCAAAGGCAGCCAAAAACAGCCACAGACTGTCTTTCACACAGACAGGTTTACAGTCTGCCCATGGGACCAGCAGGCAGCCCATATAGATATAGCAGGGGTGGGGCCCCATGAGCAACACATGCCATGCCATGATGTAACAGCATCATGGCAGTATTTAAAGAGGCGGCTGTCTTCCCCACACTACTGCATCCTGTCCATTCACCAGCTCAGATTCAGTGATTCATTtggctgttttcactttgaggTTTTGCACATTTTACAAGGCAGTTTAACTTCTACAAGTCAAATTACGGTACAATCAAACTCTttgcatttttacttttattttttttaaattggttgGGACATTGGTatttttgttaacattttgttaCATTGCTATGCTGTTTTTGaacttatttctgttttcccagGATTTGGAGTATGATTTTAAAGCTCATCACTTTTGAAAAATATTCTATGGAAAAACAAGGAAACCAATTTATAGCTGGGACAAAGTTCAGCCAAAGGGACACATTTAGAGAATCCTGATCTCTAAAGTTTCTGTCCTTAACACCTTCAACAAGGTAAGAATTAATCACCAAAGTTCAGACTTCGATGTGACATTGTGgaataaaataagagaaatcaTGTATTGAATTTCCTGTCGGCACAGAATGTACCCAACAGCTGGCTTTCATTTAGTATCAGTAAAACCTCTTCTTTAGGACGTCCCTTTAGCTTAATGGGGGTGTTAAAGACAGAGTCAAAAACAAGGCATAGGATAAAATACGAAAACCAAACTCCTATTGCCTGACATTTTCTGATTCTAATATGTTAAATCTGTAGACAAACAGTTTCACTGATCTTTGGATGGAATGTGTTTTGGCTCtactttttttcagattttggaggagcttcttcttctgtccacATTAATCAGCCACACTTCAGTCCTTATATTGATTAAAATAACTGGAAAATGGTTGGATTTGGACCTGCAGATGTGCCTCCATCAGCAGCTGTTAAGTTTGTAGGAGCAGGAACAGCAGCCTGTATCGCTGACCTTCTGACCTTCCCTCTGGACACAGCCAAAGTGCGACTGCAGGTAAAGAAAAAACTAGGGCTTTTTCCGTTTTTGCAAATATCAAAGTTAATTCCCCATCGATGCATCAAATTCCTATATTGATTTTCCATTTATCCTGTGCAGATTCAAGGGGAGGCCAGagcctcagcagctgcagggaaaGGGTCTGCAGTGAAGTATCGAGGAGTGTTTGGCACCATCACCACCATGGTGCGTACAGAGGGGCCCAGGAGTCTTTACAGTGGACTGGTGGCAGGACTCCAGAGGCAGATGAGCTTCGCCTCTGTCCGCATTGGTCTCTACGACTCTGTAAAACAGTTCTACACTAAAGGCTCTGATCGTGAGTATCCCTGAATGTGTTGTCATTGTTAGTGTAGCTGAGGGAGTCATGCACCAatcatctccctcctctctggtTCAGATGTGGGCATCGGCAGTCGGCTGCTTGCAGGAAGTACCACAGGTGCCATGGCGGTTGCTTTTGCTCAGCCCACAGATGTAGTGAAAGTCCGCTTCCAGGCACAGGCCAGGTCCTCTGGGCACGCAAGACGCTACGGTAGCACCATTGATGCTTACAAGACCATTGCTAAGGAAGAAGGCATTCATGGTCTATGGAAAGGTAGCTTGAGCCTAAGATGTTTATGTGGGTCTCGAAGGTTATCCTTCAATTTCTTATGATAGATGTTTTGATGTATTGCTCTCTAATGCAGGTACAGCTCCAAACATTGCACGTAATGCAATTGTCAACTGCACAGAACTGGTGACGTACGACTTCATCAAGGACACACTTCTGAAGTCCACTCCCCTGACAGGTAAAACAATGGCTGCAGCCCAACATGATCCAGTGGAATCATATAAtgcctgtttttcttcctggaGGAGTAACGTTGAGCCTTTACTCTACAGACAACCTGCCTTGCCACTTTGTATCAGCCTTTGGTGCAGGATTATGCACAACAGTTATTGCCTCTCCAGTCGATGTGGTCAAGACAAGATATATGAACTCTGCTCTCGGCCAGTACAGCAGCGTCCTAAATTGTGCCGCTGCCATGATGACCAAAGAAGGACCGCTCGCCTTTTATAAGGGGTAAGCACTGACTGCATGGACAATCTATAAATGATTATTGAGGgtataaattaaacatttatagaGGAGGGTGAGGAAACCAATGGTTGTAAACAGATTGAATGTACTGCGATCAatcaagttgtttttctgttttttttttctcttgaggTTCATGCCATCTTTCTTACGCCTGGGCTCCTGGAACGTGGTGATGTTCGTGACATATGAGCAGCTGAAACGGGCCATGATGGCAGCGAATCACAACtgcacaactacactgtaatcATGTAATTAATAGTAATTAATACTGCCTGGCAGGAGGCTGTTGTTGTAGCACAGAGATGTTGTTCACTCATTTCTGTACCTTTTGTTGTCTCCTAGTGTGTAATTTCAACTTAACATATcaaattgtgtttttactgaTAATGAGATAAATGTACTCATAGTAATCATTGGTCACaggacagaaacattaaaatgtgatcAGTATTTATTGCTCTGATATCTATTTTAGAGCTTGTTTGATCAGTTGCTTCTTCTCAGCTGAGAGCTTCTCGGGGAACTGGATGTCAAACGTAATGATGAGGTTTCCTCTCTGTGAAGGATCCTGGGACAGTGGCATTCCCTCTCTAGCCACCACTTTTTTGTATGTAGGGCTGATGTGtcgtgggaaaaaaaaatcaaagacagCAAAATGATAATGATGCAG
This genomic stretch from Toxotes jaculatrix isolate fToxJac2 chromosome 12, fToxJac2.pri, whole genome shotgun sequence harbors:
- the LOC121190830 gene encoding mitochondrial uncoupling protein 2-like; this translates as MVGFGPADVPPSAAVKFVGAGTAACIADLLTFPLDTAKVRLQIQGEARASAAAGKGSAVKYRGVFGTITTMVRTEGPRSLYSGLVAGLQRQMSFASVRIGLYDSVKQFYTKGSDHVGIGSRLLAGSTTGAMAVAFAQPTDVVKVRFQAQARSSGHARRYGSTIDAYKTIAKEEGIHGLWKGTAPNIARNAIVNCTELVTYDFIKDTLLKSTPLTDNLPCHFVSAFGAGLCTTVIASPVDVVKTRYMNSALGQYSSVLNCAAAMMTKEGPLAFYKGFMPSFLRLGSWNVVMFVTYEQLKRAMMAANHNCTTTL